The Paraburkholderia megapolitana genomic sequence ATATTTACCGATCACGTCGCCGACAATACGTGCGGACTTCTTGTACGCCCGGTTCCAGTCGTTGTTAAGCTCATGCATCGCGTACAGCACGCGCCGGTGCACCGGCTTCAGGCCATCGCGGACATCGGGGAGTGCTCGCCCCACGATCACGCTCATCGCGTAGTCGAGATAGGAGCGGCGCATTTCCTCCTCTAGGGAGATTGGCAGAGTCTCTTTGGCGAATTGATCCATTTATCCGTGTCTTTTTCGTGCGCAAACGGCGAAGATGCCGCGCCTTACGCGTCAGCGCCGCAGGCGCAGCGCATCACGCGATTCTAGCATGCGCGACGTCCACGACCGAGGACCTGCGTATACCTATTAGAGGAACGACGAACGAAGCCGCCTGAGGGCTTCTGCAGCGCGTGAGAGCGGGCCCGGAAAGTGCTGACCCCGAAACGGCGCAAAACCACGGCCGGCGGGCTCTTGCGCCAGTTAACGTTCTGTTGCGCTTGCACCACAATTGGGGGGCTGATCGGGGGAACAGGATTTTTTTATCGTTGGAAGGGAACGATATGGCAAAATGCCAACGCACAAAGAGTTAGACACGGCTCGAAGTCTACACAGCACGTTTTTTGTTCCGCACCAATGTTATACTTCGAGCAATGTATGACTTGTCTTCGTCAACAGGCTCGCAGTAAACCTGCGGTAATCTCAATTTCGAGAGGAGAAATATGAATAAACTTTCAAAGCTCGCGTTCATTGCAGCTACCGCAGTAATGGCTGCATCGGCTTCGGCACAATCGGTGCCGGCATCGCGACAAGCCGTGAACGACAACTGGGTGAACGGTACCGGCGAATACGTGTGGATGAACGGCACGAACGAGCTTTGCTGGCGCGACGCGTTCTGGACGCCGGCAACGGCTAACGCGAAGTGCGATGGCGCACTGGTCGCCCAGGCTCCGACCCCGCCGGCTAACGTGCCGCCGCCGCCGGCTCTGACCAGCCAGAAGATCACGTATCAAGCCGACGCACTGTTCGACTTCGACAAGGCAATCCTGAAGCCGGCTGGCAAGGCGAAGCTTGACGACCTCGCCTCGAAGATTCAGGGCGTGAACCTCGAAGTCGTCGTGGCAACGGGTTACACCGACCGCATCGGCTCGGACAAGTACAACGACCGTCTGTCGCTGCGCCGTGCTCAAGCTGTGAAGGCTTACCTGGTTAGCCGTGGCATCGAAGCCAACCGCATCTACACGGAAGGCAAGGGCAAGCGTAACCCGGTTACGACGGGTTGCAACCAGCGCAACCGCAAGCAACTCATCGCCTGCCTCGCACCGGATCGCCGCGTGGAAGTCGAAGTTGTCGGTACTTCGAAGCAGTAAGCGACACAATTACTGCAGTATCAAAGCCCCGCTTCGGCGGGGCTTTTTTTATGTGCTTCTGCAGCGCACTGCTCCGGCCCTCCGGGCCCGTCCGCTGCGACCGCGGCATTTTGCCGCCCTGATCGTCGGCCTATATACTCGGGTTTATCCTCGATCGCCCGCCCACCCGCTCTACAGGCCGCTTCTCCCATGACCAATGCCGACCCCCACGAACTGCAGAAATTCAGCGATCTCGCGCATCGCTGGTGGGATCCGAACGCCGAATTCAAACCGCTGCATGAACTGAATCCCGTCCGGCTCAAGTGGATCGACGCGCATGCGGCGCTTGCCGGTAAGCGGGTGCTCGATATCGGCTGCGGCGGGGGCATTTTGTCGGAGTCGATGGCCGGACTGGGGGCGACGGTTAAGGGCATCGACCTGTCGTCGCAGGCACTGGGCGTTGCCGATCTGCACAGCCTCGAAAGCGGCGTCACCGTCGACTACGAAGAAATCGCCGCCGAAGCCCTCGCCGCCCGCGAACCCGCCACCTACGACGTCGTGACCTGCATGGAAATGCTCGAACACGTGCCCGAGCCGGCAGCCGTCGTCGCCGCATGCGCGACACTCGTGAAGCCGGGCGGCTGGGTGTTCTTCTCGACGCTCAATCGCAACGTCAAGTCGTATCTGTTCGCGGTGATCGGCGCCGAATACCTCGCGCAGATGCTGCCGAAGGGCACCCACGACTACGCGCGCTTCATTCGCCCGTCGGAGCTGGCCGGATTCGTACGGGCCGCTGCCCTGCATACGCAGGAGATCAAAGGTATCGCCTACCGTCCGCTCAGCAAGCATTTCGCGTTGTCCGACGATACGAGCGTCAACTACATGCTCGCGTGTCGTCGCGAAGCCTGACCCGCGCCCACACGCGACACCTTCCCCCGGGAATCCCATGAGCGACCCCACGCCCCTGCCGCAACGTGAAGGCGACGATGCGTCGATTGGCCTCTGCCAGGCTGTCCTGTTCGATCTCGACGGCACGCTCGCCGATACCGCGCCCGACCTCGCAGCTGCCGTCAACAAGATGCGCCACGAACGCGGCCTCGAGATGGTGCCGCTCGAAACGCTGCGCCCGCTTGCATCCGCAGGCGCGCGCGGTCTGATCGGTGGAGCATTTTCGATCGGCCCCGAGCATCTCGACTTCACGTCGATGCGCGAAGAGTTTCTCGCGAACTACGAAGCGGATCTGTGCATCGAAACGACGCTCTTTCCCGGCATCGATGCCGTGCTCGACGATCTCGATGCGCGCGGCGTGCGTTGGGGCATCGTGACGAACAAGGCCTCCCGGCTGACCGGTCCGCTCGTCGCGCTGCTTGGTCTCGATACGCGCGCAGCGAGTGTGGTGAGCGGTGATACGACACCGCATGCGAAGCCGCATCCCGCACCGCTTCTGCATGCCGCGCGCGAGCTGCGTATCGCGCCGGAGCGGATCGTTTATGTCGGCGACGATCTGCGCGACGTGCAAGCGGGCTTCGCGGCGGGCATGGTGACCGTTGCAGCTGCCTACGGCTACTGCGGCACCGACCTGCCGCCGACACGCTGGCATGCGCAACATGTCGTCGATTCGCCTGCGGAACTGCAGCGGCTGCTGCGCGAGATCGGTTAACCCGCGGCGCGGTTGCCCTGCCCTTGCCCGACAGCCAGTGTAGAAGGGTCAGTGGCGCGAGAAGGCGCTCTCTTGTAGAATGCATATTGGCCCGCAGTTCTCTGTGGGTCATCCTTCTGCGGGGGCGACCTGGTTTCGACAGGGGTTGCGAAGCGGCTAGGGCATGTCGAGGACCCGTCACCTCGTTAATCAATGGGAAAAACGTAACTGCAAACGACGATACGTTCGCACTGGCAGCCTAAGGGCCGCCGTCCTCTGCCTAGTTCACTGACGGGCTAGTGTCGCAAGACCGGTAGCAATACCGACAGAGGTCATATACGTCAGTTAAGCCTTGGCGGCGTCACGACGTCCGGGTCGAAAAATTAGTGAATCGCCGTAGTGCAGCGTGTTCGTCCGCGTCGCTGCGGCTAAATCAAATGACAGAACTAAACATGTAGAACTGGTCGTAGAGTGCTTCTGGACGCGGGTTCGATTCCCGCCGCCTCCACCACAATTCCGCGCAGCGCATTCGTGCGCTGCGCGCCCGCTGGATCCTTCCCTCCGTTTGACACACGAAGCAGACGACCTGCGTCGGGAGTGTTGGCGCGCCTGTATCTCGTCGGCTCCGCCAGAACTTCCCAGTAAAAAGCCCGCTCGATGAGCGGGCTTTTTTGTCCTGACGATCCAACGGCTGCAGAGACGCGACATCATGTCGCACCGTCGATCCAGGCTCACAACGCGGCAAGCGCTTTCGGGCCGCGCAGCACCGCCGGACAACACAAGTCTACTTGGTACTGTCGCTAGGACACTGAAGATTGCAACCATCCGGATCGCCGTCATCGCCCTTGCGGCGCATTTTCGACGGCGCGCCCTTCTGATATTTGTTCGACGGAGCGGACGCGGCAAACGGCAACTGCGGATGTTCCTGCAAACGGAATTCGTCCTGCAGGATGCCTCCGGGCACGCCCGGCGAATTTTGTGCAAAAGCAACCGATGCCGTTGCGAGTACCGCGCCTGCGGCGGCAGCGGCGATGCATGTCTGGATGAGCAATTTCATGTCGATTCGGCGCGGCAAAAACCGCGCAACTAAAGCGGAGTGCGAAGTTTAGAGAGTATCGCAAACTATCCCGCGATGCAGCGCCGACGCGCCCCCGATTGTTACCTGAACTTACCCGCTCATCGCGGCGCACAGCGAATCGCCCGAAACGGCACGCTCCGTTACGCGTCGGTGCCGCGCAACCCCGCATCCAGATCGAATACTTTTCCACATTCAACCGGATCGTAGCCTGCGAGCCGCGCGACGCTGCTCACGAACGGCTCGCCGCGCAGCAAATCGATCACGGTCGCAAGCGGCGGCCGCTGCAGTCGCGTCCGATCGCAAGCGAAGTAATAGTCCTCGTCGACGACTGGAATGAAGTCGAGCCCGAAGTGATGCGCAGCCGGCTCGACACCGAAGCCGACGTCCGCCATGCCGCTCGCGACAAACGCCGCGATCGCCGAATGCGTCAGTTCCGCCGATGCATAACCGTTGACCCGATCGGGATCGATACCGATGCGGCGCAACGCGAGATCGAGCAGCAGCCGCGTGCCGGAGCCGGGCTGCCGGTTGACGAAGCGAATGTCGTCGCGCGACAGGTCGCCCAATCCGCCGATCCGCTTCGGATTGCCGCGCGCCAGAAAAAGCCCCTGTTTGCGCCGCGTCAGATGAATCAGCACGTGACGCTGCGGATCGAGCCAGCGGCGGTATGTGTCTGCACACGCCGTACGGAATTCGCCGCGCGGCACATGAAACCCGGCCAGATCGCATTCGCCGCGCGCAAGCGCCGTAACGGCTTCCGCGCTGTCGCGATACTTGATGTCGACGGGTACGTCGTTAGCGACGAGCGCGGTTACCAGCGTCGCGACCGCGTAACCGTGCGATGCGTGGATCCTCACATCGTCGGCGGGCGGAGCGAGCCAGCGGTTCAGATCGCTTGCTACTTCGCTCGCGAGCGCCTGCATGTTGCCGCCAAGCCGTTCGCCGCACAGGCGCTGCGAGCGCAGCACCGCCTGTCCCAGTTCCGACAGCACCGAGCCGCGGCCCCGCTCCTTCGCGATCAGTGGACCGCCCAGGCGCTCCTCGATGCTGCGCAGCAAGCCCCACGCATGACGGTAGGACAAACCCTTGAGCGTGGCAGCCTGGGCAATGCTGCCCGCTTCATCGACAAAAGCCAGCAGCGGCACGACATCCGTCAGGCTGGCTTCGCGGCCGTCCGCATCGCGCACGACCAGTTGCGCCCGGCATTCGATCTTGATCATATATGTTGCACCGCCTCCTATTGCACAAGCGCTATTCGCCGCCTATCGTACGCTTTATCCACGCCAAATAAATGAAGCAGGGATGCGCGCATTATGAATCATGTGTGCATATTTGACTTCGGAGGAGCCCCATCTTGGACGACCCCACCGCCCTCGCACCGGAGGCGCTCGTGCAGCGTCACGCGCAGCCCGGCATGTCGCTGCTCGCCGTGCTGCACGCCATCCAGGACGAAACCGGTTTCGTGCCGCCGGCCGCGGTCGGACCGCTTGCCCGCGCGATGAACCTGTCGCGTGCCGAAGTGCATGGCGTCATCACCTACTACCACCATTTCCGTACCGCACCGCCCGCGCCGGTCACGGTGCAACTATGTCGCGCCGAAGCGTGCCGCAGCATGGGCACCGAAGCGCTTGCGCAACACATCGAAGCGCGCACCGGTTGCCACTTCAACGATGCGCACGGCGAACACAACAAGCACAGCGCGGTGGGACTCGAATCCGTGTATTGCCTCGGCCAGTGCGCACTGTCGCCAGCGATGACGATCAACGGTACGTTGCACGCTAAAGTCACGCCGCAAAAATTCGATGCCCTCTTCGAGGCCGCCATGAGTACGGTCGCCGCCAGCACGAATGACCACATGGAGCAAACAGCATGACGCGCGTGTTTATTCCATGCGATTCGTCGGCGCTCGCGCTCGGCGCCGACGCACTTGCTGCGTCGATCGCGCAGGAAGCCGCCCGTCGTGGCATTGCACTCGACGTCGTCCGCAACGGTTCGCGTGGACTGTTGTGGCTCGAGCCGCTCGTCGAAGTGGACACACCGCAAGGTCGTGTCGGCTATGCGAATGTCGACGTCGCGGACGTTGCTTCGCTGTTCGATGCGAGCTTTATTGAGGGCGGTGCGCATGCGCTCCACGTCGGCCTTGTCGACGAGATTCCGTATCTGAAGAAACAGCAGCGTCTCACTTTCGCACGCATCGGCATCACCGACCCGCTCTCCACCGACGACTACGTCGCCCACGGCGGCCTCGAAGGTCTGCGCAACGCGCTCACTACCGATGGCGACGCCGCCTGCGCCGCGCTGATCGAATCGGGCCTGCGCGGGCGCGGCGGCGCAGCGTTCCCGGCCGGCATCAAATGGCGTACCGTGCGCGGCGCGCAGGCGGACCAGAAGTACATCGTCTGCAACGCCGACGAAGGCGATTCGGGTACGTTCTCCGATCGACTCGTGATGGAAAGCGATCCGTT encodes the following:
- the ompA gene encoding outer membrane protein OmpA, with protein sequence MNKLSKLAFIAATAVMAASASAQSVPASRQAVNDNWVNGTGEYVWMNGTNELCWRDAFWTPATANAKCDGALVAQAPTPPANVPPPPALTSQKITYQADALFDFDKAILKPAGKAKLDDLASKIQGVNLEVVVATGYTDRIGSDKYNDRLSLRRAQAVKAYLVSRGIEANRIYTEGKGKRNPVTTGCNQRNRKQLIACLAPDRRVEVEVVGTSKQ
- the ubiG gene encoding bifunctional 2-polyprenyl-6-hydroxyphenol methylase/3-demethylubiquinol 3-O-methyltransferase UbiG, with the translated sequence MTNADPHELQKFSDLAHRWWDPNAEFKPLHELNPVRLKWIDAHAALAGKRVLDIGCGGGILSESMAGLGATVKGIDLSSQALGVADLHSLESGVTVDYEEIAAEALAAREPATYDVVTCMEMLEHVPEPAAVVAACATLVKPGGWVFFSTLNRNVKSYLFAVIGAEYLAQMLPKGTHDYARFIRPSELAGFVRAAALHTQEIKGIAYRPLSKHFALSDDTSVNYMLACRREA
- the gph gene encoding phosphoglycolate phosphatase (PGP is an essential enzyme in the glycolate salvage pathway in higher organisms (photorespiration in plants). Phosphoglycolate results from the oxidase activity of RubisCO in the Calvin cycle when concentrations of carbon dioxide are low relative to oxygen. This enzyme is a member of the Haloacid Dehalogenase (HAD) superfamily of aspartate-nucleophile hydrolase enzymes (PF00702).), with amino-acid sequence MSDPTPLPQREGDDASIGLCQAVLFDLDGTLADTAPDLAAAVNKMRHERGLEMVPLETLRPLASAGARGLIGGAFSIGPEHLDFTSMREEFLANYEADLCIETTLFPGIDAVLDDLDARGVRWGIVTNKASRLTGPLVALLGLDTRAASVVSGDTTPHAKPHPAPLLHAARELRIAPERIVYVGDDLRDVQAGFAAGMVTVAAAYGYCGTDLPPTRWHAQHVVDSPAELQRLLREIG
- a CDS encoding substrate-binding domain-containing protein — encoded protein: MIKIECRAQLVVRDADGREASLTDVVPLLAFVDEAGSIAQAATLKGLSYRHAWGLLRSIEERLGGPLIAKERGRGSVLSELGQAVLRSQRLCGERLGGNMQALASEVASDLNRWLAPPADDVRIHASHGYAVATLVTALVANDVPVDIKYRDSAEAVTALARGECDLAGFHVPRGEFRTACADTYRRWLDPQRHVLIHLTRRKQGLFLARGNPKRIGGLGDLSRDDIRFVNRQPGSGTRLLLDLALRRIGIDPDRVNGYASAELTHSAIAAFVASGMADVGFGVEPAAHHFGLDFIPVVDEDYYFACDRTRLQRPPLATVIDLLRGEPFVSSVARLAGYDPVECGKVFDLDAGLRGTDA
- a CDS encoding NAD(P)H-dependent oxidoreductase subunit E — its product is MDDPTALAPEALVQRHAQPGMSLLAVLHAIQDETGFVPPAAVGPLARAMNLSRAEVHGVITYYHHFRTAPPAPVTVQLCRAEACRSMGTEALAQHIEARTGCHFNDAHGEHNKHSAVGLESVYCLGQCALSPAMTINGTLHAKVTPQKFDALFEAAMSTVAASTNDHMEQTA